In the genome of Phocoena sinus isolate mPhoSin1 chromosome 15, mPhoSin1.pri, whole genome shotgun sequence, the window CGCCAACCCCTGGGCCGAGCCACGGGGCATGTTGGGGGCCATGTCTGAAATAAATGCCTTTCAGACAAGCAGCCTCTAGGGTGAATCCACTGCCCACAGacagcagggaggggctgggacctGCTGCTTCAGCCTCACCTGGGCACTTGTTGAAAATGCAGAATCCCAAGCCCAGCCCTGACCCACGAGTCAGAAAGGATCTTAAGCAGACAACCAGGGCTTCTTGCTCCAAGCTGGGCTGTCTAAACCCCGCCTCGCCCACTGCCCAGAGGAGCACTTTCTGCCCACTCTGAAGCGGGCACCATGAACTCCGTGCTCCTGGGAAAGTGGCATCACGGTGCCTGACCCCAGGACGCGCCCAAGTGCATCACGCTCACCTTGGCCCAGGCCAGTTTCTCCTGGATGGCGGCATTGCTGGGCTCCACATGGCAAGCAAACTTGAGGTTGTTGATGGTGTATTCGTGGCCACAGTACACTCTCTGGGGAAAAAGCCAAGCCCGCCAGCTCTGAGAAGACTCATTAACCCACCCTCAGCCCCTCAGAGACGGGTGTGAGGGAACTGGCTGGTCCTGGGGGCAGCACCCACGAGACGTCCCTCAGGACAAGGACACGTCTTGCGTGTATgttaaatgacaatgaaaagtatgcttaaagaaaaaaacacacttcCAGAAGCAATGCCTCTACCCTCCTGCTCCTCCCAAGATGCAGGGGAGACCCCAATGGGGAGAGCCAGCAGGGTCCTCCCACCACCGGGTGAGCGAGCGGGTGGCAGGTGGGGCAACGCCTACCGTGTCTGGAGGGAGCCGGCCCAGGACCTCGAGCAGGGCTTTGTACATCTCATCCGCTGTCCCCTCGTAGAACTTCCCGCAGCCAGCCACAAACAATGTGTCGCCTGCAAGACAGGACAGTGTGGAGCTGGAGGGACTGTCTGCAGTGCATGCCCCCTCGAGGGCCGGGGCTTTGCCCTGACCCCTGTGCTGACTGGGCCACAGCCCCAGACCTGACCTCCACCCCGAAAGGGCCCAGGGATGACCCACGAGTACTGGTTTCCACCCTTCCCAAACCTTTTCCCTCAAGTTGCACTAACTGGCACCGCCAGGCCCCAAACAGCTGTTCAGACCCAAACCTTAGAGTCACCCTGGCTGCTCCCTTCACCGCCCAGTCCTATCAGTCATAGCTCTGAGAATCCCCAAAACCCAGCCCTTTCCCCCACCCATCCAGCAGCCCCCTCCCAGGCCAGACCTTCCTGTGACTTCCCTTACTCCCGACAGCCAGCACCATTCTGTAAGACCCCCATGATCTTGCCTGGACCCTCCAGGAGCCCCTCACGCGGGACCACAGCCCCCATGGGCCCTTGAGACACGGACCTGCCACCTCCCAGACTTGCCCCCTTCCTGCCGCAGCCCTACCTCCACCTGACACCCACCAGGTCTCCACGTGCTGCTTCCCTCCCCCAAGGCTCTTCTTCCCTGAGAACGGGCTTCATGCCCAGCGGACACACATGGCACATTTGTTCTCCAGGCccctgggtgggggagggcctGTGACCCCACAATAGGGAGCAACAATCCCCCTCCACCAGCGTTTGCCAGGCCTCTTCCCAGGGAgctccaggccaggccaggcaggAGCCAATGCCCACCCAGTGGCCATGGTGCAGCACTGTCCCCTCAGAACAAGACCACAGATGAGAGAGTTGGGTAGCCCGTGAGCAAAGCCTCAACACGCAGGACTGGGGCTATGCCCTAAAGGACCCCTCAACCTCGTGGTCTGGGCACCAGTGAGAGGCCAAGGAGAGCCCAGAGGACAGGCCGTGAGCAGGCACAGTAGGCTGGGGGGATCTGGTCCTCCCTCCAGGGACCAGCAGTACCTGCTGTTTACACACCGGAATTTCATGGGCCTCCTGCCACAGGGGCTGGGGAGCCAGCCTGGGCCTCCTCCGTGGGGCCATGTCCTCAACCAGCAGGACACTGAGAGACCCAGGGGCCCCCACGTCTCTCCCTGGCAGTGGGACCACCATTCACCTGCACCCCCAGCCTCTCGCTGACTGCTCTCCACCTTCACCACCAGCTGCTAAGAGTGCCTGGAGGCATCCCTCCCCTACGCaggctgccccacccccaggctctaCAGAGCCAGCcttgcctctcctccctgcaCACTGGGCCATGGTTCTAGCATCGACTTcagcctccatttccccaccGCCGCCACCTGAGCTGCTCCTGGCGCTCACTGCCATGAGTTCCCAAATCTGAGGTCCCAGATCCTGACCTCTCAAACAGACAACCCACTAGTGCCATCACAGCACCCTGCTCCAGGCCTGCCCCCCCAGACAGCCATCCCATCTTCCTCCCCTGCTCTGTGGGTGCCCAGTCCTGCCCACCACGTCCCAGGGCCACATGCACACCCTTCTCTGGGCTGTCACCTCCTCTGCTTGCATCCTTTTCCCTTTGTTCAGCTCACCCCAGAGGAGAAGGGAGTGGGGCCATGGGTCACTCACATCCGAGCTCGAGGCCTGGAGCTGCCAGTCACCTCACCTCTGGACGCTGCAGGTTCCTCAGCCATGCACACAGAGGCCAGCCGGGGCCCTGCTGGACTGCCCTGCTCCCCTGGTCCTCACTGCTGATGCCCCAGGCAGCTCAGCTTCACCACTGAGGACCCTGTGTGACTCTCACCTATTTAGTATAAAAGCTACCAATTAGATAACGCACTCCCCTGCCGGCCACTGTCATGCAGACTAGAGAACAGCACGTGCAGGACATGGTCCAGGGCCTGCCTGGCGGTAACCAGCCCTCCACACCTTCCACAGCTGGCACTCGGCTTCTAACATGAGCACGGTCCAAGGGGGCCACCGCCACGGGCCCGCACAACCCTAGgcccggcggggggggggggggggggggccgacGGACACCCAGGGGCCAGGCAGCATGACAGAGACAGGAGCGCAGTTGTGAGAGTTCACCGGACCCAGCGCTGGTTCCACACCCCTCACCTCACACCCACAACCACCCAGTGGGGGAGACCCCACACCCACCACTGACGCAGGGGAAACTGTGCTTAAGAGAGGGGGGTCACACCTTGCACAGGCAGCCAGCCCACTTGCCCCAAAGCGCTGTCTGCTGAGGCCCATCGGGAGGCCAGGGGCTCCCACAACATGCCCAGGGGCCCGTGGCCCACACTCAGCAGTCGGCTCAAAGCCCACACATTCTGCTACCGCAGCAAAGACCCTAAAAatgactgtatttttaaaaataaacataatagatTTGGAGATAATTTTGGATTTACAAACAAGCTGCAGGGACAGTCCAGAGGCCCTGTGACCCCTCATTCGGCCTGTGTCCCTTCATGCTAGCGTCCCCACCCCTGATCTCATGTGGCTTTCCCATCGACATCCTTTCCCCACTCCAGGAGCCCACACTGCTTCAGctgttgtatttttaaacaaactttcACTGCGGTTATAATATCATGATTGTTACATAACTGGGGAAGACTCAAGACTGAAAACTGCTTATACTCGCTAAACAAGCTAAGGGGGCAGAGGGGCCTGCTCTGTGCCCATCCACAGCCACTGGCTCACACTGCCCTGAACACCCACCGTCACACGGCTGCTCTGCTTCACAGGTTCCCCAACCACCATCTAGATTCTTCCATTTCCTCTCAAAAGGAGAAACACCTCCAAATGCTGGAAAGGCCTGCTCGCCCCAATCGAGAGCCACTCACACAGCCCAATGCTGGTGGGGCTTCACCTCCACCTTCCAAGCTCTTTGGGCCACCGTGTGCGACACCCTGACCTGGGGCTGGCTTTTGCCAGACCCACTCAGCTCACGGCCCGTGGAGGGATGGGGCAACGCCCAGCACCAATCAGGCCCCACACAAGGCGGGTCTGACTTGCTCCACTTGGGGTCTCCCTTGGCCCCTCACTTGCCTACCTGTCTGCTGCTGGATGTAGTGGGGGCTGGGACTGCACCCCCACCAGGCAGAGTCTCTCAAGGAAAGGCCTGTCCCCATGCACCTGACAACAATGACCAGGATCAGAGGGGCGCATTCAGGCCAGCCTCGCAAGGAGGTAGCACCCCCACCACGTTCCCACCACAGCTGCCTGTACCCTGGACGTGTTTGAAGCCAAGTCCCACGCTCTACCCTGAGGGCTGTGGTCCTCCtcacagagcccagcacagtCTGCCTGGCAGGAGATGCTCTGCTGCTCTGCCCAAACGTGTGCAAAGCCATCTCTATGCCAAGAGGGTCTTTGCAAAGAACACCAGACCCCCCAGCTCAAACACCTGAATACTCACCTGTGAACACCACGGGGGGCTCGGGACTGTTGGGTTTGCTCACAAAGTAGCAGATGTGTCCGGAAGTGTGACATGGCGTCGACAGGCACTTGACGTTGAGAGACCCCACCTTAAACAGAGCACACACTGGCCTGTGCTCCCTGCGTGTGGGGAGCCTGTCCTAAGGCTCACAGATTCTCCCAGACCCCATGCCCGCCCCACAGCAGGAGCTGCCATTAAGGGCGAGTGGGCTTCCACAGCCACTGCTCCATTGAGCAAGTCATGGGTCTTGCTGGTGACCACAGGACCCAGTCCTTGAGTGTACCCCAGATGCAGGGACCCCCTGGAAGCCGGTGTTTGCTGGTATGCAAACGAAAGGGctgattttgttttctcctcaAAACCAGGCCAAATCTGAACCAGGCGTCTTGCCAGAAAAGAGTTTTCCTTCTTAGCTGCTtggccttttgttttgtttcccttctctgcctccatCCCCTACCCCACTCTTTACTTCAAAAACGTTCAAACCAAAGACTAAAATGACAATGAATCCGTGTGCCCTTTACCTGGGTCACTAAATGCTAACAGGTCCCACCTGTGCGGCACCTGCTTTgttcacacacacatatcttgACACACTGCCCCTAGACACTCCAGCTACATCTCCTGAGAAAAGGACATCCTCCCATATAACCTCACTATTATCAACACCCAAGAAATTTAACACTGATGTCAAATATGATCCCACGTAGAGTCCGTATTTCAATGTCCCCAGCTGTCTCAAAACCATGCATACAGCTTCTCCCCTCAGCCGGTCACCATCTGCACACTGATTTGCTTGCTATGCTCTCAACAAAAGGGACTTATCCAGGCCCAGGCAGCCCCAAGAGCCCATCCACCCATGCACAGGCCAGGCTGTCTCTACAGCTAAGCCCTTGACTGCCCCTCTGGGTTCCTGGGGTAAGTGAGGGGACAGCCAGCAGGAGGTGGCTCTAGGGCCTGGAGCCCAGCAGGGCCACAGTTGAGCCCCTTCCATTCACTCCTCACCTGCAGTGTGGACAGGTGTGTGACCTTGTGAGTCAGGGCTCCGATCCGGTCATCACCCCCATACACCTTCAACCCAGGTTCCAACTTGACCAGCTTCTCGTTCCCGCCAGCGTGGTCCCTGGAAGTCGAAAAGGGGAGCTGGGGCTACTGCCGATATGAACAGGGTTTGCCTGCTTTTAAACCCTGACCAAacggaatttttatttttcccagttaTGTTTCTCAGAAGAGAAATGCATCTTCCAACCCAGGATCCTCGCTTCTTGTCTGTCATTTGGCTCCACTGAAAAAGAATGTCCTCAGACACCCCATTCCCAAGAGAGGCACTTCTGTGCCCCTGCCGTGTTGCTGCAGAAGCTTCTGGAGCAGATGAACCAAATCACAAGCACCTGGATAATCCCTACACCCGTGGTTCCCAGACTTTGGGCGCATCAGAGTCACCTGAGGATCTGTAAACAGCGCCAAGGCATGACTCCCACACACACATCCTGATGCAGTGGGCCTGGGGAAGCCCACAGCCCAGGAGTTTTAAAGgccctcaggtgattctgattcacAGACCAGATGGGACCCACTGCCCCGAGCAGATTGCAAAGCTGTCTTCTAAAACAATGCCCAGCTGCCAGAGGGGGATCTGTCCACCCAGGGACAGGCCAGCTCGGAATGACCTCCCCACGTGACTCGAATGTGCAGCCAGCATTGAGGCACCTCCTGGAAAATCATCCAGGAGTTCCCCACGCTTCCCAGGTCAAGAGAAGAGCTCCACACCTCGGCCTTGTGGGGCAAGAAATACACTAGTGCAAGACCTGCCAGGGTctcggggcagggctgggagtgtCCTGAGCCCAGAAGATTAGCCTTTCCAGGATGAGGCGAGGGCTTTCCAATCACCAGGGAACACCTGCTCCTCACTACACATTCACCTACGGGCCCAGAAAC includes:
- the HAGH gene encoding hydroxyacylglutathione hydrolase, mitochondrial isoform X3, with translation MKVELLPALTDNYMYLIIDDDTKEAAIVDPVQPQKVVEMVRKHGVKLTTVLTTHHHWDHAGGNEKLVKLEPGLKVYGGDDRIGALTHKVTHLSTLQVGSLNVKCLSTPCHTSGHICYFVSKPNSPEPPVVFTGDTLFVAGCGKFYEGTADEMYKALLEVLGRLPPDTRVYCGHEYTINNLKFACHVEPSNAAIQEKLAWAKEKYSIGEPTVPSTIAEEFTYNPFMRVREKTVQQHAGETDPVTTMRAIRKEKDQFKVPRD